The Halobacteriovoraceae bacterium genomic interval GACAATAACCTTCTTTACTGCTGGATTGTTTAAATTGAAATACACAAAGTTTTTTCCAATGTGGGTTTTAGGATTGTATTTTCTTTGTGGAACTTTAATCTCTATTGGTTATTTTAGTATAAGAAGTGTAATTGAGGCCAAAGAATTTTTGCCCTTAATATTGCTCGGAATGTTCATCTTTGGGGTGATTTTATTTTTCATTTCAAGAAAAATTACCAGAAAGAAAAACTAATAATCAAGAGGTCTAGGATTACATTTAAAAGTTATTTTTCATTGATAGATTTTATTATCTTACGATATACTTCATATATTATTTTTTGAAGGATTAATGCATGCATCAAGACAGCTCTTATGAGAAAATAATTGATAATATTCTATTAAAGTTGAATAACCAAATCATTCTAGCAACGCCTTTGGGAGCAGGTAAACCAAACTATTTTTTGAATACTCTGTATAATAAGGCCAAACAAAACCCTGAAATTAACCTCACAATTTGTACGGCCCTTACTCTTCAAAGACCCAAGGGAGGAAGTCTACTTGAACAAAGATTTATTGATCTATTTGAAAACAGAGTTTTTGGAGATTATCCTGATCTCCAATACGAACTTGATAGGGTTGAAAATAAATTACCCAAAAATGTTGAAGTTATTGAATTTTATTTTCCCCCAGCTAAATATTTAAAAAACAAAAGAGCTCAACAGCATTATATATGTTCAAATTATACTCATGTTTGTCGTGATTTGAGTGATAGAGGGGTAAATCTAATTGCTCAAATGGTTAGTGTTGAAGACGATAAATGCAGCTTGAGTTGTAATGCGGATTTAACAATAGATCTAATTTCTTTGATGAGACAAAAAAATATACCATCCTTTGTAATTGGTGAAGTTAATCAAAA includes:
- a CDS encoding VTT domain-containing protein, which codes for MPQPLGLSVGENATYLLGRLVGFKLLKLFPFNYFFKKRHIYRASRFLKHRGPSMMFLVRFLPGTRTITFFTAGLFKLKYTKFFPMWVLGLYFLCGTLISIGYFSIRSVIEAKEFLPLILLGMFIFGVILFFISRKITRKKN